A portion of the Lolium rigidum isolate FL_2022 chromosome 1, APGP_CSIRO_Lrig_0.1, whole genome shotgun sequence genome contains these proteins:
- the LOC124684482 gene encoding uncharacterized protein LOC124684482, producing MESVPLNAEAIAFTEKKMDMTLEDIIKMSKKKNPAGKKAPRQPIKKRPFQNGNGNQGNAKVQRFIESRSSIRQGVLAQRRSNLDGNQFQITKQAAKKAAAMPVRGRADRWNKQSAPSTSIQRRPVSDQNSKGKEMQNEQPRTMDALFAQMKQQRMRIMPPQQSSATHGHQFNQQRRVQQQRRGRGGYGARNGGGNR from the exons ATGGAATCAGTGCCACTCAACGCTGAAGCTATTGCTTTTACTGAGAAAAAGATGGACATGACTCTGG AGGATATCATTAAGATGTCAAAGAAGAAAAATCCTGCAGGCAAGAAAGCCCCTAGGCAGCCG ATTAAAAAGCGCCCTTTCCAGAATGGTAACGGTAATCAAGGGAATGCCAAGGTTCAGCGGTTTATCGAGTCTAGATCATCTATTAGACAA GGTGTTCTTGCACAAAGGAGGTCGAACCTCGACGGAAATCAGTTCCAGATCACAAAGCAGGCTGCAAAGAAGGCTGCCGCAATGCCAGTACGTGGCAGGGCTGACAGATGGAACAAGCAAAG TGCCCCATCTACCTCAATACAGAGGAGGCCTGTAAGTGATCAGAACAGCAAG GGCAAGGAGATGCAGAACGAGCAGCCAAGGACAATGGATGCACTCTTTGCACAGATGAAGCAGCAGCGGATGAGGATCATGCCACCTCAGCAATCAAGTGCTACCCATGGCCATCAATTTAACCAGCAGCGACGGGttcagcagcagcgacgaggcagaggaggatatGGTGCCCGCAATGGTGGTGGTAACCGATGA